From Rhizobium favelukesii, the proteins below share one genomic window:
- a CDS encoding LysR family transcriptional regulator: protein MKIDERHLIQLAAVVKTGGVTEGAALLGLAQPAVSRTLSMLEMRLGEPLFIKGRRPLQPTSLGLSLAEQGLVMLAASRKASDLVESFRVGKSGVVRVGGTPFFMDALIAGLCAEFQVTHPDVRIDQSYGYFPDLRAALKADQIDLAICPIDILDEGSGLEFQQILPGRNVIACRVTHPLLLKRRPQPSQLLDYPWVAPPPGSPLLADLRALLLSFGATEIKIRYSGGSLMSVINYLKAADALTVMPHSVVFALRKEKSITALPLTIPHPERALAILTRADSARSPAVDQFAQHIRSGFESLRHLIKRHEEAVVWGR, encoded by the coding sequence ATGAAGATTGACGAACGTCACCTGATACAGCTCGCCGCTGTGGTCAAGACCGGCGGCGTGACCGAGGGAGCGGCCCTCCTCGGACTCGCGCAGCCGGCCGTCTCGCGCACGCTGTCGATGCTTGAAATGCGTCTCGGCGAGCCATTGTTCATCAAAGGACGCAGACCGTTGCAGCCGACGTCGCTTGGCCTGTCACTGGCTGAGCAAGGGCTGGTGATGCTGGCCGCGTCCCGGAAAGCGTCGGATCTGGTGGAAAGCTTCCGCGTCGGCAAAAGCGGCGTCGTGCGCGTCGGAGGCACGCCCTTCTTCATGGATGCGCTGATCGCAGGGTTGTGCGCCGAGTTTCAGGTCACCCATCCCGACGTTCGGATCGATCAAAGCTACGGCTACTTTCCTGATCTGCGGGCTGCGCTCAAGGCCGACCAGATCGACCTTGCCATCTGCCCGATCGACATTCTCGACGAAGGCTCCGGCTTGGAATTCCAGCAGATCTTGCCGGGGCGCAACGTGATTGCCTGCCGCGTCACGCATCCGCTGCTGCTGAAGCGCCGGCCGCAGCCAAGCCAGCTTCTCGATTATCCCTGGGTCGCCCCGCCGCCTGGCAGCCCGCTGCTTGCCGATCTTCGCGCCCTGCTGCTCTCCTTCGGCGCAACCGAGATCAAAATCCGCTATTCCGGCGGCTCGCTGATGAGCGTGATCAACTATCTCAAGGCGGCCGACGCCCTGACCGTCATGCCGCACAGCGTGGTCTTCGCATTGCGCAAGGAAAAATCCATCACCGCCCTACCCCTGACGATCCCGCATCCGGAGCGAGCGCTGGCAATTCTCACGCGGGCGGACTCGGCGCGATCGCCTGCGGTCGATCAGTTCGCGCAACATATTCGCTCCGGATTCGAAAGCCTGCGTCATCTGATCAAGAGGCATGAGGAGGCTGTGGTCTGGGGGCGGTAG
- the msrB gene encoding peptide-methionine (R)-S-oxide reductase MsrB → MRDVLELQFDLTPPTREQMQQFVADLNEEDRHLLLEHGEEAPFCGVFLHERREGLYTCHLCGLPLFRAVAKFESGTGWPSFTAPVAKGHLRHIRDTRYGTVRTEIVCARCGAHQGHVFPDGPPPTGERFCINSGSLEFTPKGQPLPDKLGRGGPEGEPARSLTVAEATLVATGLSWR, encoded by the coding sequence ATGCGTGATGTCCTCGAATTGCAGTTCGATCTCACTCCTCCCACTCGAGAACAGATGCAGCAGTTTGTGGCGGACCTCAACGAAGAGGACCGCCATTTGCTGCTTGAGCATGGTGAGGAGGCGCCGTTCTGTGGCGTGTTCCTCCACGAGCGACGCGAGGGCCTTTATACCTGCCACCTGTGCGGTCTTCCCCTGTTCAGGGCTGTTGCGAAATTTGAAAGCGGCACAGGCTGGCCGAGCTTCACGGCTCCGGTCGCGAAGGGTCATCTGCGGCATATTCGCGATACCCGCTACGGCACAGTCAGGACGGAGATCGTTTGCGCGCGTTGCGGTGCGCACCAGGGCCACGTCTTTCCGGACGGCCCGCCTCCCACCGGTGAGCGCTTCTGCATAAATTCAGGGTCGCTCGAGTTCACGCCAAAGGGGCAGCCACTTCCTGACAAGCTCGGCCGCGGTGGCCCAGAAGGCGAGCCTGCGAGGTCGTTGACCGTCGCGGAGGCGACATTGGTCGCCACTGGCCTATCATGGCGGTAG
- a CDS encoding epoxide hydrolase family protein translates to MSALSSSVTRRSLLASAAVAGAVSLLPGSFAAAGDDSNTIRPFEFKASDAQLADLRQRINTTRWPEQETVNDSSQGVQYATTQKLARYWANEYDWRKVEAQLNALPQFITTIDRVDIHFIHVRSKHKDALPLIVTHGWPGSIIEQLKIIEPLTNPTAHGGKASDAFHLVIPSMPGYGFSGKPTTTGWDPIRIANAWIELMKRLGYEKYVAQGGDWGDAVTEQMALIAPPELLGIHVNMPATVPADIAAALQPGGTAPKGLSPDEQHAYDQLDDFYKHGLGYALEMANRPQTLYGIADSPVGLAAWMIDHDIRSYEMIARVFDGKTEGLTRDDILDNITLYWLTNTAVSSARLYWENKLAFFAVKNVTIPVAVSVFPDEIYAAPRSWTQRAYPKLIHYNKLDKGGHFAAWEQPKAFTSELRAAFHSLRSA, encoded by the coding sequence ATGTCAGCTCTATCATCATCGGTCACACGGCGTAGCTTGCTTGCATCTGCAGCAGTTGCCGGCGCCGTTAGTCTCCTGCCGGGGTCATTCGCCGCAGCGGGTGACGACAGCAATACAATCCGCCCCTTCGAGTTTAAGGCTTCCGATGCGCAACTTGCCGATCTGCGCCAGCGCATCAACACGACCCGATGGCCGGAGCAGGAAACGGTGAACGACAGTTCGCAAGGCGTACAGTATGCGACGACCCAGAAACTCGCTCGCTACTGGGCAAACGAATATGATTGGCGCAAGGTCGAAGCGCAGCTGAATGCCCTGCCGCAGTTCATCACCACGATCGATCGGGTGGACATTCACTTCATTCACGTTCGTTCCAAGCATAAGGACGCACTGCCGCTCATCGTCACGCACGGATGGCCGGGCTCAATCATCGAGCAGTTGAAGATCATCGAACCGTTGACGAACCCGACGGCGCATGGCGGGAAGGCGTCGGATGCCTTCCATCTGGTCATCCCGTCGATGCCCGGCTATGGCTTTTCAGGCAAGCCAACCACGACCGGCTGGGACCCGATCCGCATCGCGAATGCCTGGATCGAGTTGATGAAGCGGCTCGGCTATGAGAAGTACGTGGCGCAGGGTGGCGATTGGGGGGATGCGGTCACCGAGCAGATGGCTCTGATTGCCCCTCCGGAATTGCTCGGCATCCATGTCAACATGCCGGCGACCGTTCCGGCTGATATCGCCGCAGCGCTGCAGCCCGGCGGTACGGCGCCGAAGGGCCTCTCTCCCGACGAACAGCATGCCTACGATCAGCTGGACGATTTTTACAAGCACGGGCTCGGCTATGCGCTCGAAATGGCGAACCGTCCGCAGACGCTCTATGGAATCGCCGACTCGCCAGTCGGCCTAGCGGCATGGATGATCGACCACGATATCCGCAGCTACGAGATGATCGCGCGCGTCTTCGATGGAAAGACCGAAGGCCTGACGCGGGACGATATCCTCGACAACATCACACTCTACTGGTTGACGAACACTGCCGTCTCGTCGGCGCGCCTCTATTGGGAAAACAAGCTGGCATTCTTTGCTGTCAAGAATGTCACCATCCCGGTTGCCGTGAGCGTCTTTCCGGATGAGATCTATGCGGCTCCGCGTAGCTGGACGCAGCGCGCCTATCCCAAGCTGATCCACTACAACAAGCTCGACAAGGGCGGGCACTTTGCTGCCTGGGAGCAGCCGAAAGCGTTCACCTCCGAACTCAGAGCTGCGTTCCATTCGCTGCGGTCGGCGTAG
- a CDS encoding organic hydroperoxide resistance protein, giving the protein MTEKLLFTGKTHNKGGRDGFTRSSDGELDLRLAQPHPAAERLFGAAWSACFIGAIEVAAAQRKIKLPVDPEIDTEIDLNADGGSYFLRARLNVSLPGIERDVAEELLHAAHEICPYSKATRGNIDVSTNLI; this is encoded by the coding sequence ATGACCGAGAAGCTCCTCTTTACCGGCAAGACACACAACAAGGGCGGTCGCGACGGTTTTACACGCAGCAGCGACGGCGAGTTGGACCTCCGGCTGGCGCAGCCGCACCCGGCCGCTGAGCGCCTTTTTGGCGCCGCATGGTCGGCCTGCTTCATTGGCGCCATCGAGGTCGCCGCAGCGCAAAGAAAGATCAAGCTGCCCGTCGATCCTGAGATCGATACCGAAATCGATCTGAATGCCGACGGAGGTTCTTACTTCCTGCGCGCGCGCCTCAATGTAAGCCTGCCGGGTATCGAGCGTGACGTCGCAGAAGAACTTCTCCATGCAGCGCATGAGATCTGCCCGTACTCAAAGGCAACGCGTGGCAATATCGACGTGTCGACCAACCTCATCTGA
- a CDS encoding MarR family winged helix-turn-helix transcriptional regulator — translation MSASKTAKSLVVETPSSGDTDSKGNTLSNFLCFAVYSANLAFGRAYKPILDKLNLTYTQYIAMVALSEKDDQTVGALGEKLFLESNTLTPILKKIESLGYIQRKRDPADERQVRVTLTPAGRNLVEADPGAPLVEATGLGEDFPVVQKSVVRLRNNLLKVIKDGPAKD, via the coding sequence ATGTCCGCATCTAAAACCGCAAAGAGCCTGGTGGTTGAGACGCCCTCCTCCGGCGACACCGACAGCAAGGGCAACACGCTTTCAAACTTTCTGTGCTTCGCAGTCTACTCGGCAAACCTCGCCTTCGGACGCGCCTATAAACCGATCCTGGATAAGCTGAACCTGACCTACACCCAGTACATCGCGATGGTTGCCCTGTCAGAGAAGGACGACCAGACTGTGGGAGCTCTCGGCGAAAAGCTCTTCCTGGAATCAAACACGCTGACACCGATACTCAAGAAGATTGAATCCTTGGGTTATATCCAGCGCAAACGCGATCCTGCTGATGAACGGCAAGTCCGCGTGACGCTCACCCCCGCCGGACGCAATCTTGTGGAGGCCGATCCCGGAGCACCGCTGGTCGAAGCCACTGGCCTGGGTGAGGACTTTCCGGTCGTGCAGAAATCGGTGGTGCGGCTGCGCAACAACCTCCTGAAGGTGATAAAGGACGGACCGGCGAAGGATTGA
- a CDS encoding DUF3095 family protein, with translation MRSDHPNTPRAYSEFSRVLDPSIYEALPDDWLVGITDVVGSTSAIKSGRYEDVNYAGASVIAAVGNAWGDFDFPFVFRGDGAAFALPPQGIMTATSALRQVSAFAKANLNLALRAGLLTVGEIRANGRDVRIARYAASENATYAMFAGGGLKWAERQIKNGRYLVKPGSYTTKPDLTGLTCDWEPFLSQRGEILSLLVEPYEDRSPEAFASLAKCVLSVLDAGTRQAQPLSRNTAIAKDSARTVDLEGWPAVASNSDFRKYDDGLRLTLDCTREQIETVEAILVAAKARGEVNFGLHRQSHALMTCFVPSGKPDSHLHFLDGMGGGYAKAAEMMEANELALVSLR, from the coding sequence ATGCGTAGCGATCATCCAAACACGCCCCGGGCCTATAGCGAGTTTTCGCGAGTGCTCGACCCCTCTATCTATGAGGCGTTACCCGATGATTGGCTGGTCGGAATAACGGATGTCGTCGGCTCGACGTCGGCGATTAAGTCGGGACGCTACGAAGACGTCAACTACGCTGGTGCGTCGGTGATCGCCGCGGTCGGAAACGCGTGGGGCGACTTCGATTTTCCCTTCGTATTCCGCGGCGACGGAGCCGCATTCGCGCTGCCGCCCCAGGGGATCATGACCGCGACTTCCGCGCTGCGGCAGGTGAGCGCCTTTGCAAAGGCCAATCTCAATCTTGCTCTTCGGGCCGGCTTGCTGACCGTGGGTGAAATACGTGCCAATGGACGCGACGTGCGCATTGCGCGCTACGCCGCCTCTGAAAACGCGACCTATGCGATGTTTGCCGGCGGTGGCCTGAAATGGGCCGAGCGGCAAATCAAGAACGGGCGATACCTGGTGAAGCCAGGCAGCTACACGACCAAGCCCGATCTGACCGGCCTGACCTGCGATTGGGAGCCGTTTCTCAGCCAGCGGGGCGAGATCCTCTCGCTGCTGGTGGAGCCATACGAAGACAGGAGCCCGGAAGCCTTCGCGTCGCTGGCAAAGTGCGTGCTTTCCGTTCTCGACGCCGGAACGCGGCAGGCCCAACCCTTGTCGCGGAATACCGCCATCGCCAAGGACAGCGCCAGGACAGTCGATCTCGAAGGCTGGCCGGCGGTCGCCTCCAACTCGGACTTCCGCAAATATGACGATGGCCTGCGTCTCACGCTGGATTGCACTCGCGAACAGATCGAAACAGTCGAAGCCATCCTGGTTGCGGCAAAGGCGCGGGGCGAGGTCAACTTCGGACTGCACCGCCAGTCCCACGCGCTCATGACCTGCTTTGTGCCTTCGGGAAAGCCGGATTCGCATCTGCACTTTCTCGACGGCATGGGTGGCGGATACGCCAAGGCGGCCGAGATGATGGAGGCAAATGAGCTTGCCTTGGTGTCATTGCGGTAG
- the rpsU gene encoding 30S ribosomal protein S21: MQVIVRDNNVEQAMRALKKKMQREGLFREMKERRAYEKPSERRVRERAQAIARQRKAARKKLQREGLLASPKRRSSGR, from the coding sequence ATGCAGGTCATTGTCAGAGACAACAACGTCGAACAGGCCATGCGTGCATTGAAGAAGAAGATGCAGCGTGAGGGTCTGTTCCGCGAAATGAAGGAACGCCGAGCCTACGAGAAGCCGTCCGAGAGACGCGTGCGTGAACGGGCACAGGCAATCGCCAGGCAGCGCAAGGCGGCCCGCAAGAAGTTGCAGCGCGAAGGCCTCTTGGCCTCCCCCAAGCGGCGCTCATCCGGCCGATAA
- a CDS encoding DUF982 domain-containing protein, whose translation MNTISHATEQRWAAPVAIRIGARPCEHIHGPAEAVDYLEHRWPIQNSMHLEAAKRRCVEAMNYLAHLEAARDAFVAAAVEAEVLA comes from the coding sequence ATGAACACTATCAGCCATGCAACCGAACAAAGGTGGGCTGCGCCCGTGGCTATACGGATTGGAGCACGCCCCTGTGAGCATATCCACGGTCCTGCCGAAGCAGTTGACTATCTGGAGCACAGGTGGCCGATCCAAAACAGCATGCACCTTGAAGCCGCCAAGCGCAGATGCGTGGAAGCCATGAATTATCTCGCGCACCTGGAAGCCGCACGAGACGCTTTCGTCGCAGCTGCCGTAGAGGCAGAGGTCCTGGCATGA
- a CDS encoding DUF2934 domain-containing protein: MKEHEEKIRRRAYEIWEQEGRPHGQDMKHWLAAFKEFGEQADGSTGRASTKSTAKAKSAKPRAATKTAAEKQAGKKTKVAAIAITAAPEDKPRRARSAKSVTTH, translated from the coding sequence ATGAAAGAGCATGAAGAGAAAATCCGCCGCCGCGCCTATGAGATCTGGGAGCAGGAGGGACGCCCCCACGGTCAGGATATGAAGCATTGGCTGGCAGCCTTCAAGGAATTCGGCGAGCAGGCCGATGGTTCAACTGGCCGTGCTTCGACAAAGTCGACGGCCAAGGCGAAATCGGCAAAGCCGCGAGCTGCGACGAAAACCGCAGCTGAAAAACAAGCCGGGAAGAAGACAAAAGTGGCTGCGATCGCGATAACCGCAGCTCCCGAAGACAAGCCCCGTCGCGCGCGTTCTGCGAAGTCCGTCACAACGCACTAG
- a CDS encoding glycine zipper family protein has protein sequence MKRLSILLLLAGVTIAGCTPTEQGAGIGAASGAVIGGVATGNVRGAAVGAAIGGVAGAVIGNVAGQPGQCYYRDRYGRRYVAACPR, from the coding sequence ATGAAACGCCTATCGATTTTGCTTCTTCTGGCAGGAGTGACGATTGCCGGATGCACGCCGACCGAGCAGGGCGCGGGAATTGGTGCGGCCTCGGGCGCGGTCATTGGCGGTGTGGCGACCGGCAATGTGCGCGGTGCCGCCGTGGGTGCCGCCATAGGTGGCGTCGCTGGCGCCGTTATCGGCAACGTCGCAGGGCAGCCTGGTCAGTGCTACTACCGGGATCGTTACGGCCGGCGATATGTCGCCGCCTGTCCGCGCTGA
- a CDS encoding 3-keto-5-aminohexanoate cleavage protein — protein MIVQACINGARPTDYHPRLPLTPEAIARDAAAVVAAGAAELHVHPRAADGNESLVAVDETIDAVRRTCPGSLVGVSTGAWIEGDELRTLEAIRQWGVLPDYASVNLSESNAPAVMTLLREKGIGIEVGLASVADAERYIRLEAHERVLRILIELDNEQELQAARDVAKGIVDTLQRANVQRPILMHGFDATVWPFVQLAKEQRYSTRVGLEDGKFLPDGAIAANNAELVAATVAIFRGQG, from the coding sequence GTGATCGTTCAAGCCTGCATCAATGGCGCGCGGCCAACCGATTACCATCCGCGATTGCCTCTGACGCCTGAGGCAATCGCAAGGGACGCTGCTGCTGTCGTCGCTGCCGGCGCCGCGGAACTCCATGTTCACCCGCGTGCTGCTGACGGAAATGAAAGTCTTGTAGCAGTCGATGAGACGATCGATGCGGTTCGACGCACGTGCCCCGGCTCTCTCGTGGGCGTCTCAACCGGGGCCTGGATTGAAGGTGACGAGCTGCGAACCCTGGAGGCCATTCGTCAGTGGGGTGTCTTGCCCGATTATGCGTCAGTGAACCTTTCGGAAAGCAACGCCCCGGCCGTCATGACATTACTCCGCGAAAAGGGAATTGGGATCGAAGTTGGGCTGGCATCAGTCGCGGACGCGGAACGATACATTCGCCTTGAAGCACATGAGCGGGTGTTGCGCATACTCATCGAGCTCGACAACGAGCAGGAGCTGCAAGCCGCTCGCGATGTCGCGAAGGGGATCGTCGATACGCTTCAGCGTGCCAATGTGCAGCGGCCCATCCTGATGCATGGTTTCGACGCCACCGTTTGGCCATTCGTGCAACTGGCCAAAGAGCAGCGTTATTCCACGCGCGTCGGCCTCGAAGATGGAAAGTTTCTTCCCGACGGGGCGATCGCAGCGAACAATGCCGAGCTTGTTGCCGCCACGGTCGCGATCTTTCGCGGTCAAGGCTGA
- a CDS encoding adenylate/guanylate cyclase domain-containing protein — protein sequence MTTASHPIDPVSHGDARICRGCWDQMHVPIPIRGALALPFRVFGVTRSKMNPNICTICERSFRYVKKKRQITASVTILFADIRGFTALSEQIEPVRLSDIVSLFQDRCAQAIWAHDGIVNKQMGDGLMAIFNFPIVRKDHAAAAVMAAMDIQRRCAAALDSLDADQGLGVGVGIHSGEVEIGEFSSFRSDFTAIGGTVNLAARLESQARADEIIISPETAAQAAHLASGAEARLLLLKGIQQPVQARVLMKS from the coding sequence ATGACAACGGCCTCCCATCCGATAGACCCGGTCAGTCACGGCGACGCCAGGATTTGCCGGGGGTGCTGGGATCAAATGCACGTGCCCATTCCGATCCGGGGCGCGCTTGCGCTTCCGTTCCGCGTATTTGGCGTCACCCGCAGCAAGATGAACCCGAACATTTGCACGATTTGCGAGCGGTCGTTTCGCTACGTCAAGAAGAAGCGCCAGATCACCGCCAGCGTCACCATCCTGTTTGCTGACATCAGAGGGTTCACAGCCCTTTCGGAACAGATTGAACCAGTCAGATTGAGCGACATTGTCAGTCTGTTCCAGGACCGGTGTGCGCAGGCGATCTGGGCTCACGACGGCATCGTCAACAAGCAAATGGGCGACGGTCTGATGGCGATCTTCAATTTTCCGATCGTGCGGAAGGATCACGCTGCCGCAGCGGTTATGGCGGCAATGGACATACAGCGACGCTGCGCGGCCGCGCTCGACAGCCTTGACGCCGATCAAGGGTTGGGTGTCGGTGTCGGCATTCATAGCGGCGAGGTCGAGATCGGTGAGTTTTCGAGCTTCCGCAGCGATTTTACCGCGATCGGTGGGACCGTTAACTTGGCCGCGCGGCTGGAATCTCAGGCCCGTGCTGACGAGATCATAATATCGCCGGAGACCGCCGCTCAGGCTGCGCATCTTGCCTCGGGGGCCGAGGCCCGCCTGCTCTTGCTCAAGGGGATACAGCAACCGGTCCAGGCGCGGGTGCTCATGAAGAGCTGA
- a CDS encoding TetR/AcrR family transcriptional regulator, translating into MAEKKRERRDPEQRRAEILAAAFACFAERGFAATRMEDVAARAGIAKGTVYLHFPDKERLFIELVSGVASPILGEVGGLVQKEMIPARTAVSMFYALFKREVLETERRHLLRLILAEGPMFPVVTEFYYREIITKGLAIVRVLLARAATRGELRNPAVADVPQLVMAPALMSIIWTTLFEGYEHLDTQKLFDTFLDTLFVPEGGAI; encoded by the coding sequence ATGGCAGAAAAAAAGCGAGAAAGACGAGATCCGGAGCAGCGTAGAGCCGAGATCCTGGCGGCCGCCTTTGCCTGTTTTGCAGAGCGCGGTTTCGCCGCGACACGGATGGAGGATGTCGCAGCCCGCGCAGGCATCGCCAAAGGCACGGTCTACCTGCATTTCCCCGACAAGGAGCGATTGTTCATCGAACTCGTGTCCGGTGTTGCCTCCCCGATCCTCGGGGAAGTCGGCGGCTTGGTGCAGAAGGAGATGATCCCGGCGCGTACCGCCGTGTCGATGTTCTATGCGCTCTTCAAGCGCGAGGTTTTGGAGACGGAGCGTCGGCACCTGCTGCGGCTGATCCTTGCCGAGGGTCCGATGTTCCCCGTTGTGACCGAATTCTACTACCGCGAGATCATCACCAAAGGCCTCGCGATCGTGCGTGTCCTGCTTGCCCGTGCCGCTACGCGCGGCGAGCTACGCAATCCCGCCGTGGCCGACGTCCCGCAACTGGTCATGGCGCCGGCCTTGATGTCGATCATTTGGACGACGCTGTTCGAAGGCTACGAGCATCTCGACACGCAGAAACTCTTCGACACGTTTCTCGACACGCTCTTCGTGCCGGAAGGAGGCGCGATATGA
- a CDS encoding HlyD family secretion protein: MKRILIVVIVAGAALTALPFLFSDKSQRAYQGWIEADTLFIGAENSGRLVKLDVAEGQAIAPGAPLFSLDSQSEEAAVGAARASLARLQAELELAEAKQKRPEEIDMLRASEREAIARLELAAQDLDRTRVLVERGTATKANLDTATATEAANRAVLDNVRSQITLANLPARIETLRQSREAVAAAKADLASAEAALTRRFVSAPATGSIETVYYRTGEVVPAGRPIVALLPPENIRIRFFVPETEIALFSLGQSIRVACNACQPTDAKISFIAKNAEYTPPVIYSLEERAKLVYRLEAIPADPKALRPGQPVDVTAGARP, from the coding sequence ATGAAACGAATTCTCATCGTCGTTATCGTGGCCGGCGCGGCGCTTACCGCCCTGCCCTTCCTGTTTTCCGACAAATCCCAGCGCGCCTACCAAGGCTGGATCGAGGCTGACACGCTGTTCATCGGCGCGGAAAACAGCGGCCGCCTGGTCAAGCTCGATGTCGCGGAAGGCCAGGCAATTGCGCCCGGTGCGCCGCTCTTCAGTTTGGACTCGCAGAGCGAGGAGGCCGCAGTCGGCGCCGCACGCGCTTCGCTCGCCCGCCTGCAGGCCGAACTGGAGCTCGCCGAAGCCAAGCAAAAGCGGCCGGAAGAAATAGACATGCTGCGCGCCAGCGAACGTGAGGCAATCGCCCGACTCGAGCTTGCCGCACAGGATCTCGATCGCACCCGCGTCCTGGTCGAGCGCGGCACCGCAACAAAGGCAAACCTCGACACGGCGACGGCCACCGAAGCCGCTAACCGTGCCGTCCTCGACAATGTCCGCAGCCAGATTACGCTCGCCAACCTGCCCGCCCGCATTGAGACGCTGCGCCAATCGAGGGAGGCTGTTGCAGCCGCAAAGGCCGATCTCGCCTCTGCAGAAGCAGCGCTCACCCGCCGCTTCGTCTCGGCTCCGGCAACAGGCAGCATCGAGACCGTCTATTATCGCACCGGTGAGGTCGTGCCCGCCGGCCGGCCGATCGTGGCCCTCCTGCCGCCAGAGAACATCCGCATCCGCTTCTTCGTGCCTGAAACCGAGATTGCGCTGTTTTCGCTTGGTCAGTCGATCCGCGTCGCCTGTAACGCGTGCCAGCCCACCGATGCGAAGATCAGCTTCATCGCAAAGAACGCCGAGTATACGCCACCGGTAATCTACAGCCTCGAAGAGCGTGCCAAACTCGTCTACCGCCTCGAGGCGATCCCCGCCGATCCAAAGGCGTTGCGCCCGGGCCAGCCGGTGGATGTCACTGCGGGAGCCCGACCATGA
- a CDS encoding ABC transporter ATP-binding protein: MSDTAMAIDAPGTVIDVHHLTKSFGSRKVVDDLSMSVKKGRIHGFLGPNGSGKTTTIRMLCGLLTPDSGDGTCLGFDILTESDRIRRRVGYMTQKFSLYQDLSIRENLEFVARVYGLPDARGKASAAIERLGLKGREQQLAGELSGGWKQRLALGACILPEPALLLLDEPTAGVDPKARRDFWNEIHALAADGLSVLVSTHYMDEAERCHEIAYIAYGKLLAQGTVDEVIAGTGLVTWTVSGAEVHRLQSELENEPGVDMIAPFGTSLHVAGRDPQALEKAIAPYQERSDLKWQKGEATLEDAFIDLMRRSEDNFQ; the protein is encoded by the coding sequence ATGAGCGACACGGCAATGGCCATCGACGCGCCCGGGACCGTGATCGACGTCCATCACCTCACCAAGAGTTTCGGCAGCAGAAAGGTGGTCGATGACCTTTCGATGTCGGTCAAGAAGGGCCGCATTCACGGCTTTCTCGGCCCCAACGGTTCCGGCAAGACCACGACGATCCGCATGCTCTGCGGCCTGCTGACACCAGACAGCGGCGATGGCACCTGCCTTGGCTTCGACATCCTGACCGAGAGCGATCGCATCCGCCGCCGCGTCGGCTACATGACGCAGAAATTCTCGCTCTATCAGGACCTGTCGATCCGGGAGAATCTGGAATTCGTCGCCCGCGTCTACGGCCTGCCTGACGCCCGCGGCAAAGCAAGCGCCGCCATTGAGCGCCTCGGCTTGAAAGGCCGTGAACAGCAGTTGGCAGGAGAGCTATCGGGCGGCTGGAAACAGCGCCTTGCGCTCGGTGCCTGCATCCTGCCCGAACCGGCGCTGCTCCTCCTCGACGAGCCGACGGCCGGCGTCGATCCCAAGGCCCGCCGGGATTTTTGGAACGAGATTCACGCGCTTGCCGCCGACGGTCTCTCGGTGCTGGTGTCCACCCATTACATGGACGAGGCGGAGCGTTGCCATGAGATCGCCTATATCGCCTATGGCAAACTGTTGGCGCAGGGAACGGTGGACGAAGTCATCGCCGGCACCGGCCTCGTGACATGGACCGTCTCCGGCGCGGAGGTGCATCGCCTCCAATCCGAACTCGAGAACGAGCCGGGCGTGGACATGATCGCGCCGTTCGGGACGAGCCTGCATGTTGCCGGCCGCGATCCCCAGGCGCTCGAGAAGGCAATCGCGCCTTACCAGGAACGGTCCGATCTCAAGTGGCAAAAGGGCGAGGCAACGCTGGAGGATGCTTTCATCGATCTGATGCGCCGCTCGGAGGACAATTTTCAATGA